The sequence ACTgtgaatattcatttatttttccattaacatctttaacatgtttttgccactgaaaaagaataaagtagcattttttttatgttaagtGACAGATTTGCTGTTGGCTGATTCAGGTCAGTTTTgatctttaaatatttcagttaaCTGTTACTGATGTGTCGCCTGGCGGGTAGGATCTGTTATTTAAACCTTTTTGTAATTGCCTGGGTCTGAATTCCTGCCCTGGTGTCTGCAGGGAGGGACGGATCCGGTGCTGGAGCTGTGGATGAGGAGGACTTCATCCAGGCCTTTGAGGATGTTCCCACAGTGCAGGTGTGACAGATTGTTTCAGTCTGTCTGTTCTagtctgtgtctttttctttgcttcctaTTAtccatcctctcctctctctctgctcttcacCAGATCTACTCAAacagggaggtggaggaagcCATGACGAAGATTCGTGATGTGCTGTCAGATGATAAGAAGGACTGGGAGCTCAGAGTGGCAGCCGTAAGATGCCCTGGCTTTTCTCCTCTCGGTTTGTAGAATCAATAAGGTGAAAGTGTCTTTGGTGATCTCTCTTGTCctggtgctgcagctgaagAAGATGCGTTCGCTGCTCCTGGCCGGTGCGGCGGAGTTCGATGGGTTCCCGCAGCAGCTGCGTCTCATGGAGGCGGCGTTCAAACTGTCTGCCAAGGACCTCCGCTCTCAGGTGGTGAGGGAGGCCTGCATCACTCTGGGGTAAGGCCATCTGAAGGTCACTGCACTATAGTGACGTAATAGTAATAGTGATGATGATGGGTTTTATTCCGCTGCTTGTTCTTTACTGCACCCTACACTGATTTATAATGGTGTGactcctctgctctgctgtcacCAGCCACCTGTCGTCGGTGCTCGGCAGCCGGTTCGACCACGCGGCAGAGGCCATCATGCCGACCCTCCTCAACCTGGTCCCTAACAGTGCCAAAGTCATAGCCACCTCCGGCGTGGCCGCCATCCGCCTCATCCTCCGAGTACGTGGACAACAAACGTGATTTATTACTGAAGATTTCCAGTGATCAAGTTAAGATCAGTTCACATGAAGATTTGACACTGATTTCTCATATTTTGCAGCGCACACACTTCCCACGTCTCATCCCCATCATCACCAGCAACTGTACGTCCAAATCTGTGGCTGTCAGACGGTGAGcagtgttttagtttagtttatttctgtatttctttggttttgtttgcgTTTGTGTTGCTCTTCTCTTATTATTCTCATGTAATTTTCCAAGGGTTCTACACAGATTTGTAAAGTCAGggaacagtgaaaatgaaatgaagtggAGAAACGTGCGGACACTTGAGATTCTGTTCTGTTCTACAGACGCTGCTTTGAGTTCCtggacctgctgctgcaggagtgGCAGACGAGCTGTTTGGAGAGGTGAGAAAAGTTTATTGTGTTTGTCTAAGCCGATCCCAACGTTCTGCACCAGCTccctttatttctgttttacgTGTCCTCGGTGATGACACATGCACAGCAGGAGGCGTCAGAGCATGTGTGACCACACGAGAGAGAAGCCAGCTGATCTCTCAACATAACCATATAAACCCAGTGAACCCAGAGAAAACATGTCATTAAAATTAACAGTCGTCCTTCGAGTAAACCGTACAGACAGAATTTGTCTGAAGTGGCACGTTACCTTGTCAGGAAATGTGACCCTGGCTGGGTCAGGGTCTATCTCAGCAGTTTCCATGGTGATGCCAGAGGGGTCTCCGTCTGCCGCCAAAGGGCTCATTGTGTTTCCGCCTGgctgcttcctgctgctgccaccagGGAGAAACCTGAGTTGACCCCCCAGTACCAGGGGAGCTCTCTGGTTGCCATGGAGGAGCCAGTGTGGGGGTGCACAGAtcacacagcagcatcagcCAGTGACAGCAAATCAAGCGTTACAAGCATTGTGACAAAAATAATAGTTTTAGGGTCGTATCTGCACTTGTGCCTCTGgaatgatgaaatgaaaacatgtctcCTGATGACTGCAGACTTTAAAAGGGTCTCAGAGCAGACAGCTGGGAGCCACAACGTCAGCTTGGCAGGTTTTGCAAACAGCTGCGTCGTTTTGCTTTAAAAGCCCAAAGTTCACTGACTGCGGTCTGTACTGCAGAGCAGATGGCAGGTTTCTGAGTCTCACAGGAGCTCAGAGGTCAGTTCTGCAGCTAATGCTGTGTTCGTACCGTTTGGCACGATGGTAAAGTGGGCAATGATTAGCGTCAGTGTACGACTGCGGGTATATACTGTACACGCAGCACTAGAGTCAGAGCTTTTGGCAGATTTTTACAGACTTGTAGCATCGAATTGTTTGGCTCTGAAGCAGAAATACACCCATAcccacagagctgctgctcacaCAGTAAAACAGGGAGGAGTCGAGCAAAGCATTGTTATTAGTGCATTATTAATAACATCGCTGAGCTTGTTTGCATTACAGGTCTTAGATTTTCAAGGTCAGCTGGTGTTCACCTgtgccatcacacacacacacacacacaccaaaacttttttggttttcctgtctcaccttcGTAGACATGGAGCAGTTTTAATGGAGACTATAAAGAAGGGGATCCATGATGCAGACGCTGAGGCTCGCGCCGTGGCCAGGAAGTAAGTctcaccttttgttttttttttcactgctgaaCCATCGTGATGAACAATAAACCAAACTAAAACCTGTCAGCTACCACGCCCCTTTTTCTGCACAACACAAACCCAAATCAAAGTAGCTGCTATCTtcacattttaagggttatattgatgaccttggagtcgtttaaaggaaaagctttccagtttattatttcacgctgtaaaatatgaaatatgactccccttccCCTCGTAGCTTCGTCCAGTGTTGTCAAGGAAACTTACTGTAAGCATCCGGGGCCGTTTAAATCCCCCCTCCCCCTCGTCGGCCATACAGTGTGATTGGAAAGGCCTCATCACTGGCTACAagatacgtcagtcatcattgacaaacaatgtgactggctgattttactgcCATTAGAAGTTGTCCTGTTGCCCTGGGTGGGTATTGGTCTGACTCGTGACTCCAATTGGTTTTCGTACTTACTTACACTGTAAAACGTAAcaatggttttatggatttacgTCTTCTGGactaaaaacatggatgcactatgttccctggattctaacgaaAGAAATTATATGCAACACTTGATGTTTTCGTACATGTATGAACTGACGTTACAGGAGAGGTAAGGACTAGCGTTTTCCCAACATctgtactcttgttaaacattaagaaactgtagtcgctgtgagaattcaatcctaaattgctttataccctttgaatcgtgagactttctgttttcatatgaTAAatagtttgtcggactttattcaGATTTGTCAGACGATCTTTGGTAAtaaatctggaaatacaattttggtCCCAGGGCTGGGACCGGGGTAACTTACATTATGACTGTCTTATTAAATGTAGTCGTGTCACTGTTCATaaaagctgcagcaggggaGTAGGAAACCAACTCTGAGAAGTGTCCAAACTGTGACAGAGATGCAAGACGTGCACAAAATAAGCAGAATATGATCCACAAGGTCACATCTGACACAAAAGTCCTGACGGTTGGTTTTTGGCCCTCTTACTTGCTGTTGCAGGTGTTACTGGGGTTTCCACGGACACTTCAGCCGGGAGGCAGAGCATCTGTTCCAGGGCCTGGAGTCGTCTTATCAGAAAGCTCTGCAGGCCCACCTGAGGAGTGGAGACAGCCTGATGTCGCTGCCTGTCTCTGatcgctcctcctcctcctctcaggagAGCTTAAAGTGagactcctcctcctctctgattgATTTATGGGACAACTGGGAAACATTTTAGAagatttttaaaagattttattgGGCAACACTCCAGTACTTACAGTACCTGATGGTCATCAGGAGTCCTGGATCTGGACTAAAGCCTTGTGTTGGCAGAACACAGGGTTTTTCCATTTGGCTGATGTGATTCTTTGTTTCTTCACTTATTTTCTGCCCAGACAGAGAAAGGAAGCTCTGTGAGTGGTTTTCTTTTGCATTTGAATCAAGGTGGTTTTATATTtccctttttcactttttgtctcCTCAGTCGACCCCTGTCTGTAAAAAGCACCACTGGGAGCAGCACCACAAGATGTAAGGGGACTATTTTTTCATTGTTCGGTTGCTGCCGACGAGGTACAGGAgatactgaatgtgtgtgtgcttgcagcCAAAGGTGCCCACAGCTCCAGGACTCCTGCCGCAGCCTCCTCTCCAGGCTCCCTCCAGCGCTCTCGCAGCGATGTGGACGTCAACGCCGCGGCCACCGCCACGGCCCGCACCAGGATGCCCGCCGTGTCCTCTGCCGTGCGGTCGCCGACCTCGCCTTTCAGTTCGGCCTCTGCGCTTCCCCCCGGATCCTATGCCTCCCTGGGTGAGACAGACCGGtggatttttaattaaaaacgttcatttttttaaaaacactgcagaaacacttttctgtgtgtgcaggctgtttctaaagttttaaaatattgtgAGACATGTCGGTGCCAGTCAGATTTGCTGTATATCGCTGTTCCCCCACCCACTCACCTAATCTTAACCCCTGACCCCTAACCCTGTTGTCTCTCCTGGGCTCGCCCGCCTGTCAGACGGCTCTGTTAATGTGGACGgtaagctgtgtgtgttcaggggaATGGTGTGTGTTTCCCCCATCAGTACTGGTCGTCTGTGATGGAAGTGTCAGTGCATGGACTGTCGATGCATGGTGTACTGTTCCTCTTTAGGAAAGCTGCCAGTATCTGTGGTAATGGGGGCAGACGAGTGAATGGATCCTCCCACTGCTGAGTGTTAGTTATTTTGTCAAGTTGTCTGTCTGCACAACTAAATATACAGTAGGTGCAGAATCAGAGAAGCTGCTGGTTGGAAAGTGTTTGTCCTTTTGTAAATTCTCAGGTTTTCCTCAGTATTTAACACAAGGTCTGTCTCTGGAGCTGGTGGAGACGTTGCCGTTTGTACCGGAAAACTTCTTTCTTCCACTTTTAGGTTATTTTTGAGGCCGAAGTGTAGATGGCGAACAACTACAAACTGGTGTGTCATCTTTTATTGGATCGTCTCAGCATCTCTAATCACTTTAACTTTGTTTCTGTGGAATCAGGCCACAGTCAGTCAGAGGCGTCTTTCAACACTGATACCAGGTTGTTACCAGCGCGACAAATCAGAGCCTAGTTGTTGGTGTTTCCAGAACATCCAAGTATTTTCTAGAACTCGCCTTAATGATGTAGATGTTCCTGAGTCTTCACGCTGATGATTAAACCTGATGAGAATCTGTTGAATCTCTTGGACACCGGAGCATGTGGTTGACCTGACATCTGTGTCTCTATGTCGTGGTGTCTTTGTTCAAAGTACAGTTGCACGTTATTCACCATGTAGTCTGTCTAGATACAAAAAACGTGGTCAGGATTCCACTTCTGGTCTTTTTTGGATCAATGTGGAGTCTTGGGAGAAAAAACATCCATATACCTTGTAAGTTGTTACCTCTGTCccatgttgatgttttctgaaggatggaaaaaagaggagaagtTTTGTTTCAGACTGAGCGAGTTGTGTCATTCCTCTGTTTTCCATCTCTCACTGGTTTCATACCCTCAGTCGTGTTTCCCTCCTTATGGtctcagtttcagtttctgcATGACAGAAGTAGAACATAACGGCTTTGAAGCCTGCAGCAGTCCTTTGAAGGATTCGTCTCTCTCGCCCTGTTCCTCTCCAGGTCGGGTCCGAACCCGGAGGACGAGTTCAGGAAACAGTCCGTCGGTGACAGACAGCCGGGGTCGGAGCAGAGGCAAAGTCGTGTCGCAGTCTCAACGTGAGTAGCTGGTGGTTTTTCACACATTAGAACACGTCAGTCAGTACTAACATTGAATACCCAGAACTACATCTGAGGTTTGTTATTCTCTAGAATGTTTTCTACATTAACTTGTTTTTGTTGGAAGATTTTTTTGAGAGTGAAATAAAATACGTTTCAcactaaaagaaaaagagcaggtAAAGAACATCCACGTTAAtcctttcttctctgcttcagCCAGCAGCAGGTCGGGTTCTCCCGGCCGACTGCTGAGGATCCCCAGGCCAACGATGGGCACCGCCACCGCCAACAGCCCCGTCACCAGCCTGACCGACAACAGCCGGCCACGAGGTCACCGCAGCCAGGGCTGCAGCCGAGAGACCAGCCCCACCAGATCTGGCACGGGTAAAGAGCATGCTCAGTggaatttcaaaataatcagTCAAACTCTCGTATGTAAAACTGGAAAAAGCTACAGGAAAGGTTTAAAAGGTTCAGGCAGCAGCGACACATAACtgctgaaagataaattggcAAATAAGCTGAAGGTGAAAGGAAAAAAGTTCGTTTAAggtataaaaacacattaagtcACTGTGGATCAAATTTATTAAACGTGATTTGAAAGCTTGTCTTTTTTCTTGAGAGGGACTCGCACATATTTGCACCCACACCTCACAGGACGACAACACTCCCGGTTCTTATTCTCTCCCACTAATACTGTCCCTGTTGCCCCCGACTCTCCATCCTCTCTGCCTGACTAACTGTCTCTGCAGAGCTTCAGGTGTGTTGATGTCTGGCTGTGTGTGCTACAAGCTAAACTGTCCCCCTGCGccgctctctgtctgtctgcctgtctgtctctgcctcgcCTCTTCAGCCCGCAGTCGAATCCCTCGACCCAGCATGAGTCAGGGCTGCAGCCGCGAAACCAGTCGCGAGAGCAGCCGTGACACCAGCCCTGCCAGGGGTTTCTCCCCCCTGGGTGAGTATGGTACTGCAGACCTGCACAgacctcctctctctccacacCAGCCCTCATACAGAGGAGTTAACACCATCTGGAAACTTAgtacagagagaaataaagtcGTTTACAGTTTGGGAAGTGCAGAGAATGGCTTGAAACACATTCCGACAACACCTAAGAACACCAGTATCATTGTAACATGAACATTTTACGACTCGGTTCTCTTCTTACACTGCACATCTGTCCACACCTGTTTTCCTGCCTGATTCTCTGCATGTTCTGTATTTAAATGTCCAGATTCTTGTCTGTTCTATCCTGTGAATCTTCTGGTTAAATTTGCAGCTGATGCAAAAACACTTATTTACATCGCACACGCCATAATGATCACAAACCAGCTCTCGTCTCTTTAGCGTCCTCTTTTTCTCCTGGTCTCCTCTAACTTTCCGTCCTTCTGCAGCGACTCGGCGTCACTCCCGTTCGACCAGCGCCCTGTCCTCGGCAGAGTGCTACTCAGGTGATCATGAGGAACCAGGTTCACGCTGTTAGCCAGATACACAAACAGATCACATCATATTCCATGTTCACCTCTGTGGCTAGCTGACCTATCCTGCTTTACGAAGCCTCACTGGGAAATAATCATCACACTGTTAATCCTAAATGTCAGCTACCACAGACATGGCTGGTCACATAAAACCTCCCATCTTGTTTCCCACTGTGGTTCACATGAAGCACTGCACTTCATTCACCTGCAGGGGGCGACACTAAAGCTCCAAACAGTCTCCACAGTGGCAGAAATGCTGCTTGTTGATGTAAAACTGCTACTtcagtttctgtattttgtttgtggttCTGCTGTTTTTAGCATCTCAGTTAGACAGAGTTGACTCACGTGGCCTTTTTTTGCACTTTTGATGGTGAAtatgctgttttatatttatttgctttGATTTTTCATTGTCAAACTCTGTGTTGCTCTTTTGGTAAAAACAGTCTCTGCTAATTGCTTTGGGTTGAGAGTTGTATAAATCAGTCATGTTGCTCCCCAACATTGTCGCTCCTGATGAATtggacattttaaatgcatgaaATTAATTCCATCTCACTCAGCTGGAGCTGACTCACCTAAACAGGACCACGACACTCTTCACTCCAGTAAATCTGTTAATCAGTCGTGACtgtaaagaaaataattcaTTGCTGTTCAGAAGTGAAGAAAGTGCTGGTCCTCTTTACtgagttttatttgatttgaagcAGCTGTTAGCAAACTGCACAGTGAGAGCTTTATCTGGATCTGCTAACGTGGGTTTGGTCTGTCCTCGTTCAGATCGGCTCTCCCATCAGGCTCGGATCTCAGCCTCCGTCAACGCCATGAGAATCCTCAACACCGGTACAGAGGTCGAGGCTGCTGTGGCCGATGCTCTGGTAagaatttataataataaaaacaatgaaaatgatgGATTTGTTGGTTGTACGTTCCTGCAGTAATGTTCTTctgtgctctttttttctggGTGTTGTTAATTTCAGCTCTTAGGAGACTCGAGGAGTAAGGTACAAATGAATCTGCCTCAGAGCTCATTCATCCACTCAGTGCATGCAGAGCATGAGCTTTACACACTGACgtaacattttaaacatggaCATGACAAAGAGCGAGCGGGTTGGGACgcagtgctgctgcagatggTCTAACATGGAGCTGAGAGCAGATTCCCAGTGTCACAGCTCTCACCAGTTTGGTGCAAGCTGCTGGTTGTAACACGTTTGGCTGAAGCGAAGCATCAGCGCTTCCATCCAGCAGTGCACACCACATAATCCTAAACCTGCACGTGTCCTATGCTGTAGCTGCATGGCTTGGCCTTCTCAGAGCAGACTGGACTTCTGTAAACCCTcttaacatttctttttttttttctttttttactcaGCGGAGACCTGCACGGCGGCGTTTCGAGTCTCCTGGTATGTACTCGGATGACGACGCCAACAGCGACGCCTCCAGCGCCTGCTCAGAGCGCTCGTTCAGCTCACGCAACGGCGGCGTGGCGCCTCACTACCTGCGTCAGACAGAGGACGTGGCGGAGGTGTTGAACCACTGTGCCAGCGCCAACTGGtctgagaggaaggagggaCTGCTGGGCCTGCAAAACCTGCTGAAGAGCCAGAGGATGCTCAGGTGACTGTGTGACTTTGGCTTGTTCCTTTAAAACAAAGGCGACGTCAGTTTTGGTAAGATTTACTCAGTTTCCTCAGGTCGTCCTTTTAAACTGCTGCCTGTTTTTCACAGCCGTGTGGAGCTGAAGAGGCTTTGTGAGATCTTCACCAGGATGTTTGCAGACCCTCACAGCAAGGTGAGATCCTGTGCAGCTGCACCTCTGCAGCACTGAGCATGTGCCAAAAGGCCCAGTGGAAACTAACACCAGGCACCAGCCAGTTGTTCACCCAGCCCTGCAGTCTGGGCCGTTAGCTGCCTGACAGGGCCGCTTCCCTGTGGACACTGAACCTGAGTTGATCTTAAGAGCTGCAGCACAATAATCAGTTGAACAGGATGCATTGATTGTCAGTGTAGTGACTGCAGGTGGTCTTCAGAGTAAACGATGTCAGTGCTCACATGTCAGAACTAactgcaggacaaactaacagaatgtgttttttgttgcatGCCTCCTCTGCCTGCTGGGGACTCTAACACACACCAGAGAGTAAGTGTTTACTCACCTTCAGATCTGCTGCTCACTGTCCTGTCACATTTCAGCACATCTGGAACAAACACTGGAACACAAACTGTCAAGAACCGAATCCATCGTTCTTTCCTTCCGTgtttccttcctctctgtccttcCTTTCTTTTATGTTCCTgctgcctctcctctcctcctcatcccttcctcttcctctcaggTCTTCAGCATGTTTCTGGAGACTCTGGTGGATTTCATCACGCTGCACAGGGACGACCTGCAGGACTGGCTTTTTGTCCTGCTCACCCAGCTGCTGAAGAAGATGGGGGCCGACCTGCTGGGCTCCGTCCAGGCCAAAGTCCAGAAGGCCCTGGACATCACCAGGTGAGTGGCACTGATGAAACCTTTAATCAAAtgatttcactgtcactgtctgcTTCTTTCCTTTGCTGAATTATTTATGACATACCAGACAAGTAACAAATGATCTTTGTGATAATTAGTTTTCTATTTTTGCCCGTCTTCTTGTAGAGAGTCGTTCCCGTATGAGCAGCAGTTCAACATCCTGATGCGTTTCATCGTGGATCAGACACAGACGCCCAACCTGAAGGTGAAGGTGGCCATCCTGCGCTACATCGAGGCGCTGGCTCGCCAGATGGACCCGGCCGACTTCGTCAACTCCAGCGAGACACGTCTCGCCGTCTCACGCATCATCACCTGGACCACTGAGCCCAAGAGCTCCGACGTCCGTAAGGTGGGACAGTGTGGAGTTTCACACCTCCCGCTTTCCCAGAGCATTTCAGTTCTCCTTTGTTTCAACTTTTGTTTTCActacttcatttttttcccccccccaATCGCCATTTCTCACCCACCAACCACCCCAGACCCTTCATAACTGGGCAGGGGAGGATTTCTCAGGCCGAGCGAGCACCGTGGCCTCTCTGCCTGGGGAGGGCAACCTGGAGGAGAGGTGCAAGCAGGTAGAATCTCCAGCAAGCAGCATGAGCAGAGTTTATAACCTCCTGTAACCCAGGCAGACGCACTGAGAGCAGCTTGTTAACACTAACTCCTCCGAGGCCGATTTCAGCTGTGTCATGTCTCAAACTGCTTCATATTCAGTGAACTGACGGCAGGTAAACAGGAGCACGGACAGTAGATGTTTCTGTGAACTTGGTCGGCGTTTTTGAGAATAACTGCTGCAAACATAACCTCTGGGTTCCGCATGAAGTTTTCCAGTTTGCCTTTAACTTTTAACTgtaacttttttgatttgtgcTGAGATGGACAGGCTGCATGTTCACAGATTACCATTAACGTCCATATTTACCTCCAAGGCCAGATGTCAGAAATTTTCACTCATCCTCTTTCTGCTCGGACCAGAGGAAGAACTGGGCTGACCCAGTTATAACTTGGACCAGATTACCTAAAGTCACTGGTCACTCCATAAACAAAGTCCTGTTGACAGAGGTCACAGTTCATCAGCTCATGGCAGCAGCAGGGCCCAGTCCAGTGCTGTGTACTGGGTGCAGGAGGAGAGTGTGGTAATaaatcatgttttctgtgtgtgtgtgtgtgtgtgtgtgtgtgtgtgtgtgcgtgcaggcAGCCCAGGTGGTGCTGATCGCCCTGTTTGAGCTCAACACACCGGAGTTCACCATGCTGCTGGGAGCTCTGCCCAAAACCTTCCAGGACGGGACCACCAAGCTGCTGCACAACCACCTGAGGAACGCCAGCGCTAACAGCTGCATTGGcatggtaacacacacacacacacacacacacacacacattgaaaacaAGGCATTTGGTAACTTATGGTGGACATTTCTAGACAAATTGagcataataataaataaagtaattgTTGTTTGCAGTCCTAAAACAATTAATTTCTGCTGTGATAACAACCACCTGTAGATGTGTTGTCCTCTGCAGATgatttccagatgttttggTGGTGTGAGTGAAGccagctgtgtgttttcacatcCGCAGGCATCTCCCAGTAACTCGGCAAGTCGGACGCCTCCTCGACAGcccagcagccgcagcagcccgCTGACCTCGCCCACCAACTGCTCCCAGGGAGGCCTTTCTCCCAGGTCGGTCACCGTGTGGTCCCTGTCCCACCTGGACTCCACAGTCCACTTACGGTGCAGGCAGCTGCTGTTCTAAAGTTTCATGGGAACATTCAAACGCCTTTTCCTCCACACCAGAACCGTTTAATTTTATCTCCACTGATAAAATGCTGCCATTTTCAACTCATCCCTGCACATTTTCACCTTGAAACCAGAATCCTGGGCCTTTTTACAGCAAAGTGTAGAATTTA is a genomic window of Mastacembelus armatus chromosome 2, fMasArm1.2, whole genome shotgun sequence containing:
- the LOC113127175 gene encoding CLIP-associating protein 1-A-like isoform X5; translated protein: MEEEEVSVEHLLEQVMQRDLGKRLQVGQEVVDLILDEEKSPELEQDQTTLDRMVDGVASSWVNSSNFKVVLLGMEILSALVSRLQERFRTQVGTVLPSLIDRLGDAKDQVRDQDQALLLKIMDQAANPQYVWERMVGGFKHKNNRTREGLCLCLISTLNVFGSQSLTLSKIVPHICNLLGDPTSQVRDGAMNCLVEIYRHVGERVRMDLGKKGLPQSRLNVIFSKFDEVQRSGNMVLSPVSDKNFEDDDSVDGGRSLSSSKGASLSGRKPVSMGSFRRPGSASGTKSAGRDGSGAGAVDEEDFIQAFEDVPTVQIYSNREVEEAMTKIRDVLSDDKKDWELRVAALKKMRSLLLAGAAEFDGFPQQLRLMEAAFKLSAKDLRSQVVREACITLGHLSSVLGSRFDHAAEAIMPTLLNLVPNSAKVIATSGVAAIRLILRRTHFPRLIPIITSNCTSKSVAVRRRCFEFLDLLLQEWQTSCLERHGAVLMETIKKGIHDADAEARAVARKCYWGFHGHFSREAEHLFQGLESSYQKALQAHLRSGDSLMSLPVSDRSSSSSQESLNRPLSVKSTTGSSTTRSKGAHSSRTPAAASSPGSLQRSRSDVDVNAAATATARTRMPAVSSAVRSPTSPFSSASALPPGSYASLGRVRTRRTSSGNSPSVTDSRGRSRGKVVSQSQPSSRSGSPGRLLRIPRPTMGTATANSPVTSLTDNSRPRGHRSQGCSRETSPTRSGTDRLSHQARISASVNAMRILNTGTEVEAAVADALLLGDSRSKRRPARRRFESPGMYSDDDANSDASSACSERSFSSRNGGVAPHYLRQTEDVAEVLNHCASANWSERKEGLLGLQNLLKSQRMLSRVELKRLCEIFTRMFADPHSKRVFSMFLETLVDFITLHRDDLQDWLFVLLTQLLKKMGADLLGSVQAKVQKALDITRESFPYEQQFNILMRFIVDQTQTPNLKVKVAILRYIEALARQMDPADFVNSSETRLAVSRIITWTTEPKSSDVRKTLHNWAGEDFSGRASTVASLPGEGNLEERCKQAAQVVLIALFELNTPEFTMLLGALPKTFQDGTTKLLHNHLRNASANSCIGMASPSNSASRTPPRQPSSRSSPLTSPTNCSQGGLSPSRLWGWSADGLSKFPPPPSFPSPPPPPTAHSSGKALRRAYSPSMLEYDSENLNSEEIYSSLRGVTEAIQNFSFRSQEDLLEPLRRDSKRDGTLGVGASSDSDPRLGGDVVESGRTALDNKTSLLNTPSSRSFAGPRFREYNPYNYTDSIGALDKAALKEALYEDAVEQLRDGRRQECVENKIMNLKSFPGPEEQLELVRDLLKDLSLGQAGERSPEERRGTLVELLKVAREDSSVVWEEHFKTMLLLLLEMLGDKDHTIRALALRVLKEILRNQPARFKNYAELTIMKTLEAHKDSHKEVVRAAEEAASTLAGSIHPEQCIKVLCPIVQTADYPINLAAIKMQTRAIERISKEPLHQLLPDVIPGLLQGYDNTESSVRKASVFCLVAIYSVIGEELKPYLAQLTGSKMKLLNLYIKRAQTSTSNSSSSSDISSY
- the LOC113127175 gene encoding CLIP-associating protein 1-A-like isoform X10, which gives rise to MEEEEVSVEHLLEQVMQRDLGKRLQVGQEVVDLILDEEKSPELEQDQTTLDRMVDGVASSWVNSSNFKVVLLGMEILSALVSRLQERFRTQVGTVLPSLIDRLGDAKDQVRDQDQALLLKIMDQAANPQYVWERMVGGFKHKNNRTREGLCLCLISTLNVFGSQSLTLSKIVPHICNLLGDPTSQVRDGAMNCLVEIYRHVGERVRMDLGKKGLPQSRLNVIFSKFDEVQRSGNMVLSPVSDKNFEDDDSVDGGRSLSSSKGASLSGRKPVSMGSFRRPGSASGTKSAGRDGSGAGAVDEEDFIQAFEDVPTVQIYSNREVEEAMTKIRDVLSDDKKDWELRVAALKKMRSLLLAGAAEFDGFPQQLRLMEAAFKLSAKDLRSQVVREACITLGHLSSVLGSRFDHAAEAIMPTLLNLVPNSAKVIATSGVAAIRLILRRTHFPRLIPIITSNCTSKSVAVRRRCFEFLDLLLQEWQTSCLERHGAVLMETIKKGIHDADAEARAVARKCYWGFHGHFSREAEHLFQGLESSYQKALQAHLRSGDSLMSLPVSDRSSSSSQESLNRPLSVKSTTGSSTTRSKGAHSSRTPAAASSPGSLQRSRSDVDVNAAATATARTRMPAVSSAVRSPTSPFSSASALPPGSYASLGRVRTRRTSSGNSPSVTDSRGRSRGKVVSQSQPSSRSGSPGRLLRIPRPTMGTATANSPVTSLTDNSRPRGHRSQGCSRETSPTRSGTDRLSHQARISASVNAMRILNTGTEVEAAVADALLLGDSRSKRRPARRRFESPGMYSDDDANSDASSACSERSFSSRNGGVAPHYLRQTEDVAEVLNHCASANWSERKEGLLGLQNLLKSQRMLSRVELKRLCEIFTRMFADPHSKRVFSMFLETLVDFITLHRDDLQDWLFVLLTQLLKKMGADLLGSVQAKVQKALDITRESFPYEQQFNILMRFIVDQTQTPNLKVKVAILRYIEALARQMDPADFVNSSETRLAVSRIITWTTEPKSSDVRKTLHNWAGEDFSGRASTVASLPGEGNLEERCKQAAQVVLIALFELNTPEFTMLLGALPKTFQDGTTKLLHNHLRNASANSCIGMASPSNSASRTPPRQPSSRSSPLTSPTNCSQGGLSPSMLEYDSENLNSEEIYSSLRGVTEAIQNFSFRSQEDLLEPLRRDSKRDGTLGVGASSDSDPRLGGDVVESGRTALDNKTSLLNTPSSRSFAGPRFREYNPYNYTDSIGALDKAALKEALYEDAVEQLRDAGRRQECVENKIMNLKSFPAGPEEQLELVRDLLKDLSLGQAGERSPEERRGTLVELLKVAREDSSVVWEEHFKTMLLLLLEMLGDKDHTIRALALRVLKEILRNQPARFKNYAELTIMKTLEAHKDSHKEVVRAAEEAASTLAGSIHPEQCIKVLCPIVQTADYPINLAAIKMQTRAIERISKEPLHQLLPDVIPGLLQGYDNTESSVRKASVFCLVAIYSVIGEELKPYLAQLTGSKMKLLNLYIKRAQTSTSNSSSSSDISSY